The Cytobacillus sp. NJ13 sequence CATCATCACAGATGCGCTTTTGACCTCTTCAACTGTACAGAAGTTTACCCGCAATGGCATCTCGGTCGTCCTGTTTAACCGATATGTGAACGATTCCTTAAGCAGTGCTGTTGTGTGCGATAACTTTGCTGCCGGCAAAAGGATAGGGCACTACTTGATAGAAAAAGGACATGAAAATCCCGCCTTTATCTCCGGACCGATGAATACATCAACAACAGTTGATCGGAAGAATGGGTTCCAGGAAGCTTTGGCTGAACACGGCATCTCTTCCTTTTTAACCGAAAACGGCCTTTATTCGTATGAAGGAGGATTTGCAGCAGCAGAAAAGCTGCTGGAACAGGATAAAAAGATAGATGCCATCTTCTGTGCAAATGATATATCCGCTTTTGGCGCAATGGATTATCTGAAAAAACAGGGTTTCAGAATCCCTGAGGATATTTCTGTCATAGGCTTTGACAATGTGGCTATGTCAGATTGGTCATCCTATGAATTAACCACCTGGCATCAGCCGGTTGATGAAATGGTCGATTATTCGATTAACCTTATTTTGGAGCACATTAATGGGGACACGGACGCCCCCGAAATCCAAAGAATAGAAGGGCATTTGGTGGAAAGAGGTTCAGTAGCGGACAGAAGGTGATGGAGAGAAGGCAGGGGTTTTCGGGATAGGAGGATCTTATGCTAAGTATGATTGGATTGTTTGGGGGGATTGGGCTTCTCATCTATTTGACGATGAGAGGGATGAACCTGCTGCTTGCTGCCCCTCTTGCAGCATTTATTGTTGCAATATTCAGCGGATTGCCGATTTTTCCTCAGCTCGCTGGGGAGGGTGAGGTCAATTTTCTAACCAACTATATGAACGGATTTGCCGGGTTTATTACATCCTGGTATTTGATGTTCTTATTCGGTGCCATTTTTGGAAAACTAATGGAGGACAGCGGAGCTGCAGACAGTGTTTCCAAATGGATTATCGGAAAGATTGGCATGAAACGGGCAGCGTTAGCTGTTGTCATTGCCTGTGCGG is a genomic window containing:
- a CDS encoding LacI family DNA-binding transcriptional regulator is translated as MKNKKVTAMDVARLAGVSQSSVSRAFSENSSISSKKKKLILEAAEQLGYQPNAIARGLITNQSRIIGIVMRNIQNPFYPEILDKFYSRLAEKGYKVMFINSQNNEIQEDEVSHLIEYSVEGAIITDALLTSSTVQKFTRNGISVVLFNRYVNDSLSSAVVCDNFAAGKRIGHYLIEKGHENPAFISGPMNTSTTVDRKNGFQEALAEHGISSFLTENGLYSYEGGFAAAEKLLEQDKKIDAIFCANDISAFGAMDYLKKQGFRIPEDISVIGFDNVAMSDWSSYELTTWHQPVDEMVDYSINLILEHINGDTDAPEIQRIEGHLVERGSVADRR